The Candidatus Binatia bacterium DNA window CGCGCACACGACGCTTCTCATGGCGGGCGATACCTATCTCCCGGGTTGTCTCGTCGTCGGCGCGGCACTGCGCTACCAGATCCAGTCGAAGGCGACGCTCATCTGTCTCGTCGACGACAAGGTGAGCAAGGGCGCCCGCGAGATGCTCGAGATCATCTACGATCGCGTGCTCGAAGTGAAACGGTTGCGCGCCCATGAGAGTAGCTACCCCGAACACCTACTGTCCGAGGCGTACCGCGATGTTTATACAAAGCTTCACTTGTTCGACTCGGATCTCCTTCCGTACGAACGCATCACCTTCATCGACGCGGATCTGCTTCCGATCCGGTGTTTCGACCACCTCTTCACGCTGAGCGGTCCGGCGGGTGTAATCGAGAGCGTCCACCCGACAAGCCAGTACGCGTACATGCAGCACATGCACGGCGTGCGACACGGGGAGCCCGTTCCGCCGCAGATTCTCGAGGTCACGAGCGACGACGACATTCGCGGCGGCGTGAACGCGGGCCTGCTCGTAATCGAGCCCAAGCGCGAACTCTTCGAGGACTGGTCGGCTCGAATCGACAAGCCGATGGCGGAGTGGGGCCCCAAGCACCGTGAGCACTTTGAGGACGGGATCAAGTACGGCTTCCCCGAGCAGCACTTCCTACAGGTGGAGATGCAAGACGCGTGGACCGCGATCGATCCGCGGTTCAACGCAATGCGCACCGATGTGCCGCACAGCTTCGGCATCCATTGGACCATTGGTCGCAAGCCTTGGCACAATCACGCGAACCCGGGCCGCACGGTGAGCCAGGGCCTCTGGGTCATGGCGTGGGAGACCCTGCGACTCCATCACCCGGAGATGTGTGCCGACCTAGAGAAGCGCGGGCTGGTGACGGACAAGCCGTAGGCGGTTTGTGTTTCGGCGGTACCTTCGGTGGTTCGTCTTGATCTGCTCCGGGCGCGGGAGCTTTTCGTGATTTCGGCGCCCCCTGGTTGGTCTTCGGGGCCACGGGCGTCCACAAGGTCGGCCCTTCTTGGGGCAGTGCTCTTCAGTTTCGGTCTGGAGGCCTACTGGGCGTGGGGGGCACTCAGACGGCCACGCCGAGTTGGCGTGAGTGTGCGAGCAGCTGGCCGTCGCGACTCCAGATCTCTCCGTCTTCTTCGAGGAATCCGTCGTGGACCTGGCGTGTTCGAAACACCACCAGCACGAAGTCGTCGACCGGGACGTCGACGGGGAGAGGTGTCCGGATGTGCACGGTCAGGTCGACCGTAGGAACGCCACCCATCGGCGGCGGGAAGTCCTTCGTCGCGAAGACGGCGGGGGGCCAGGCGTCGGTGTAGGCCGCGAGAAGGGCGGCGTCGATCGGGCGCGGATCGGCGAGTCGGATCCAGCCGCCGGTCAGGGCCGCGCGTTCCTTTTCTGACGGGTCGAAACTCTTAGGGCCGATGGCGATGCGCGTTTCGAACTGCTCGTGCAGTGGAGTCGGGGCCGCTTCTCGAAGGGGGCACTGCTCGGGTGGCGCGACCTCGGGCATCACGGCGTGGGCCAGCTTCGGGCCCCCTCGGCTCTTTGCGAATGCGGCGGTCGCAAGGGCTTGCAGTTTCCCGTTCTGTTCGAGCCGAGCGGTGACCGTAGTGAGGCCGCGTCCCTCGCGCTCGATCCGAGTGACGACGGTCGCTGGGCCTTCGGCGGGCGGGCGCAAGTAGTGAACGGTGAGCGAGCGTAGGGTGCGCGCGTGATCCGCGACGGCCGTCTGCATCGCGCGGACGAGGATGGCGGCGATATAGCCGCCGTTCGGCCCGCGGACGATCCACCAGGCCCGATCGATGCGAGCGTCGAAGGAGCCTGCGGGGTTCAGGGTAACGGACGTGTCTCGGTCGAAGCGGGTGCTCATCCTAGGGAGCGTAGGGAATGACCTGTCGGCCTTGCATCCTGGCGTTCAGGCGGCGCTGAAGATGCGACCGCCGTCCTTTCGTACGCGGCAACCCTCGAGTCTCCCGTCGAGTTCGAGAATGTCGCGGCCGCCGTTGAACGTAGCGAGGAATGGTTCCAACGCTGCGCGGCCTTCCGGGGTCGACGTGCCTGCACGCACGGCGTCTGCGATCCGCTGGAGCATCCAGAGGTGATAGGGCACGACCATCCGCCGCTCGGTCACGTCGCCGATCCGAAACTCGTGCGTGAGGGCGCCCCCGTCGCGCTGCACTTCCTCCCATCCGGCGCTCGCGTGGAAGGTATACGAGGGCAACTCGCCCCCGGGCGCATGCGCATCGCTCGCGACGTACGCCGTCGTGCGCTCGATCGTGGAGTCGAGCATGGGCCACATCTCTTCGAAGAACACGTCGAGGACCGGCCCGAGCGTTTCGGGGATCTGGTCGTCTTCGAGCCACTCGCCGCCGTCGCTCGTCGCGGGTCGACCCACGAGTTCGCCGTCGACGAGTGAATAGAGGAGCTGATTGTAGCTGCGGGCGTCGAGCGCGTTCGTGCCGTTCGTACGTTCGACCCATTGGGTCACCAAGGGGTACCGGACGCGGAGATCGAATCCCGGAACCGGGTCCCGGTAGAGGTGCGCGTACAGGGGGCCGAGCAAGCCGAAGTCGGCAAGGGAGGGTCGGCCACCCAAGACGTAGTCGTGGCGGTCGAAGTGGTCTTCGAGGCGCTGGAGGATCCGGTGCATGCTGGTCGTCCACGCGGCCTCGGTCCGTTTGCTCATGCCGAGGTCGGTGAGTCCTGCGTGCACGGTGGGCCCGAGCATTGCGTCGTACATCGTGCGCGCAGCGTCGCGCCGGCCCGTGCCGGATTCACCGGGGGCGAAGGCACTCCCCCATTGCTGGAGGTTGAACTGTAGGTGATTGGGCTCGACGCCTTCGAGGGAGTGGTGCCAGCGCTCCCAGAAACCCCACACGACCATCCACTCGTCGGCCAGCAGTTCGATGAGGTGCGCGGTGAGCGCTTGCCGCGGGCGGGTGCGCGGATCCGGGGTCACGCGCGGCTCGGGGTACAGACCCTCGAAGTAGTCGATGATCTCGCTGGAGTCGTGCACCCACGTGCCGTCGGGGGCAAGGATCTGGGGGACGGTCGCTGCGCCGGTGTTCGGCGCGAGGAGTCCGAGGATGAGGTCGAACGAGCAGAGGATGTCTTCGTACCCGGGACCTAGGGCGTCGAAGTGATCCTTGTAGCGCATGTACGCGCGGACCTTGCCCGAGAAGTAGCTGAGCTCCCAGGAGAAGAGTCGGTACTTTTGGGTCATGGCCGATGTTCAGCATCCGCCCTAACATCGCGCAAGCCCGCGAGACGTGCGGCAGGTGCGCGCGCTCGGTCGGTTCGTGGATACGCGGCTTCAGCAGGGTTTGCCGCACGAGCAGGTGGTGGCTGAGTTCCCGGCCGTGATCGAGGATAGCGATGTCGATCGCGGGTACTCGTGCATGGTCGATCGGACGGGGAACTTCATCTCGCACCCGATGGAGCGGGATTCTGCATCTGCCCGGTGATCGAGTCGAGGTCGTGCAAATGGTCTCGGTGGGGCAAACGGGGTGGACCATCAACACCCACGAGAACACCGATCGCCGCCGGGAGGAACTCGCACAGGCGAGGCGGACGAAGGTGTCCTGCGTGAGTTCTTCCGCCCGGGTCCGTCACGGCTCCCGACTCTGGGCCGGAAAGGAGCATCCTGACCCGTTGGAGGCCCGCCGAGCGAAAATGGTTGAGCCGGCCCGGCGCGTGGTCGTGGGGGCGTCCTCACCGTAAAATTGATCGTTGATTCATGCTGTGCGCCCAACCCATTTCGGCTCGCGTGCGTCGTAGTCCCAGAAATGCCGGTTTCGTGCCGGCCAAGGGCGGGATTCCGAATGTCTTGGCGCTTCTTCGCAACGGTGGGTCTGGTGGCTTTGGGTGTGCTCACGGGGCTTCTCGCTCCGGGGGTGGTGGAGGGCGCTTCCATGCAATCGGTGCCGACTAGTCGGTTGCTCTCTGGACGAACTACGTCAACGTCGAGACCGACAGCCAAGAGCTCGAACTCGTGGTGCACCGCAGGAAGCACGACGATCTGTATGTGGAGATCGAGAGCCACGACGGTGCGCTTCACATCACGAGCGTTTGCCGCATCGAGCCGCCCGAGGGCCCGCAGAGCATGTGGGAGCTGGGCTACGAACTGCACGTCCCGCGCGGGACACGCTTCGAGATCAGCACCGGCGAAGGCCGCGTGGTCGGCGGATGAAGCGTCAGGGCTTCTCCCAGTTGGTCAGCAGCTCGACGCGTTGCCCATCCGGATCGAGAATCAAGATCGCGTAGTCGCCGATGCGTGTCTCGTCGAGCACCGTCCCGCCCAGAGCCCGCACCTTGTCGAGGCGCGTGTCGAGGTCGTCGACGAGGAGGGACAGGTGCGTGAGGCCGGCTTCGTTCATGATGCGTGGGCCCCGTTCCTCGAGGCCGGCATCGGCGTAGTGCAAGAGTTCGAGAACGAAATCGTCGCAGCGCAGGTACACGGCCTTCAGGCCGACCGGCGCAGGGATACCGAGGAGCCGGCTCGTGCCTTCATCGGGTGCTGCGAGTTCCTTCACGACCTTGAAATCGAAGGCTCCGGTCCAGAAGGCTCGGGCGCGGTCGAGATCGGCAACGGCGTGGCCGACGTGATTTACTCGGACCTCAGCGGGCATGGGGACTCTCCTCGTGGAAGCGTGGGGTGAGCGTGACGTCGACGCTCTGCGGACCGAAAAGGAATGGTACGGGGACGTGAGCGAACTCGAAGCCCCGCGCGTGTGCGAGATCGCCGGGCGCGAACCGGTCCAGGAACACGTCGAGCGCCTCCTGGACCTCCATCCGTGACAGGGCCGCGCCGACGCAGAGGTGCGCGCCATGTCCAAAGGAGAGATGCGGTTCCGGGTCGACCCGGTCGAGAGAGAACGTCTCCGCCTCGGGGTAGATTTCCTCGTCGCGATTCGCGGATGCGATCGCGACGAGAATCCGTTCGCCGGGGCTGACGTCGAGCCCGCCGAGGAGGGTGGACTCGGTCGTCCTTCGGAGGACGAAGAGAACGGGAGGCGCGAGCCGCAGCGATTCCTCTACCGCGGCCGGCACGAGGGAGCGGTCCGCCCGCAGCCGTTCGTGCAGATCGTGGTGTACGATCAGCTCGTGCAGAAGGTTGCCGATCGTGTCGCGCGTGGTCGCGGTGCCGCCGAGGAGCAGGTTGACCAGAATCATTCGAACCATCGGGACGGGTAGCTCGGCGTCTTCGATCCCTGTCTGGACGATGCGGGTGATGGCGTCTTGTGGCGCGGTTTCGGCCGACAGCCGCGCCTCGATCAGGCCGTCGACGTAGCCGATGAAGTCGGGGAACGCGTCGGCGCGCCCCCGCGCGGAGTCCTTCGGGCCGCCTGTCGTGTTGGAGCTCACGACTTCTTCGGTCCAGTGCGCGAGCTTGGGGCTGTCCTCGAGCGGAACGCCGAGCAACTGGGCGATCACGAGGTTCGTGAGGGCGAGTCCGTAGCCGGTGATGAGATCGCCGCCCCCGGCGGCGACGAGCGTGTCGAGGAGCTGTTCTGCGTGTGCACGCACGAAGGGGCGGAGGTTCTCCGCGACGCCGCGTCCGCCGGCACCGGAACGCGCGAGTTGTCGGATCGGTCCGTGCTCGGGCGGGTCGAGCTCGCCGATGTTCCGATCCTCCATCGGGACGTATTGGCCATCGGGGCGAAATCCACCCTGCGCGCAGAACGTCCGGCTCTCGAGGAGGACCGTCCGGGCGGCTGCGTAGCGCGATGCGAAGACGAAGCCGTTGGCGAGTCGAACCACGGGCCCCTGGCGGCGGAGCGCGGCCGCTACGTCCCACATGCCGTGCGCCTCGGCGGGATCAAACGGGTTGAATGCGAGAGGGTCCTTCATACGAGCCCGCTACCGGCGTGAGACAGCGGTCCGTGGCTCATCGTCGTGAGTCGCTCCGGTGCTCCGCCGGTGATTCGGACGACTTCCTCGCCGAGGAACCCACACTGTTCGTCGGACACCCAGGGGCGAAGCGCGACGACCATGTCATGCGCGAGGACTTGTCGTCGGTCCAGGTATGCCCCCTGGCCGCTTCCCGCGATGGGGCCCTCGTGCCCCAGGCCGACGCTGTAAGCGAACGCGCCTCGGGGAAGGGGTTCGCCCGACGCTTGATAGGCGCTCACCAGCTCGGCCCCCGAACGCCCGGGCCGGCACTGTTCGAGGAGGCGGGCGAGGAGCTCGCGCCAACGCGAGTAGAGTGCGCGCTGTCCGGCCGAAGGATCGTCACCGTCCGGGCATCGCCACGTGCGCGCGAGTGATCCCTCGTAGCCGCTCCAGAGCGCGCCGCCGGACAGGACGACGAGCTGGCCCGGCGTGAAGGGCTCCGCGCGCGTTCCGAACGGGGGCACCGCGCCGGGTCTCGCGGGGTGGAAGGTTCCCTGCTGTGCGAACAGAGAGGTTCCCAGCGTGCACATGCGCTCCAGGTATCGTGACTGCAGCTCCTGGCCCGTGACGCCCGGGCGCAGAAGGTCCGCGGTGCACTGGAGGGACGACTCGGCGATCGCGAGGGCGACGCGGATGCAGTCGACTTCCGCCGGGAGCTTCACGCGCCGGAGCTCGCGCATCGTGGCTTCGGCCGCAACGATCTCGGCGTTCGGACAGATGTGGCCGATCAGATCGCGCGTCGGCACGGTGAGTCCGTCGACGCCGACTCGCTTCGCTTCGGGCAAGCCGGGTAGGGCGCGGTAGATGCCGAGAAGCCGGGCGGCGTCGAAGGATCGGCCGTAGACGTCTTCGCTCGGGAGGTCTTCGGGGGCGTCTTCGACGCTCGACGAGAGGGTCATGACATGGACGCGGCCGGTTCTGCGGATTGCGATGCAGGTGGGGAGATAGGCGCGGGTGTTCGATGTCCACAGCCGCCGCTGTCCCGCCACGTAGCGCGCGTTGGTTTCGCGGCCGAATAGGCAGGCATCCAACCCGAGCTGCTCCATGGCGGCAAAGACACGCCCGCGCCTCGCGCGGCGCAAAGCGGCGAAGTCGATGCCGGCGCGGTCCTCCCGCGGGCCGATCGCGATCTCGTGGCTCGCCACTACGGAGTCTCCTCGAAAGGAGCGTAGCCGTGGGCACTGAGGCGGTCACAGCCCGTGTCGGTGACGACGACCAGCTCTTCGCTGCGGTAGCCGCCGATTCCGTCCTGCCAGATCACGGGCTCGAAGACGATGGTCATCCCGGGGAGCAGTTCGATGTCGTCGTCGCCTTCGAGGCTACGGTCGGTTCCCATGAACGGCGCTTCGGCCGAATCGCATCCGACGCCGTGGGCGAGATAGAAGTGGTCGAGCTTGTATTGCGGTTCGAGAGCGATGACCTCGCGAACGATGTCGGTCGCGGAGCGGCCGGGGCGGACGGAGTCGTAGACGCAGGACATCACGTCTCGCCAGCGGCGGAAGCAGTCCTGTAGTCCCGCGCTCGGGGTCGGATCGTCTCCGCAGATCCAGGTGGCGCCGAAGTCGGAGTGGTAGCCCTCCCACACGAGGCCCGTGTCGCAGAGGATCAGGTCGCCTTCGCGCAGGAACCGGTCGCTCGACGCGATCGGGAAGCCGACGTCGCCGTTTACTGTGCGGGTCTGATCGGCTCGGTTCTTCGGGGTGAGGTTCCAGATCGGATCGACGCAGCTGGCGGTCGCTCCCAGCTCGAACGCGCGGCGGAACAGGAGGGCGGACAGTTCCGTCTGTCGAACGCCGGGCCGGAGCGCGGCCTGGACGTCCGCGATCGCAGCTTCGTTGATGCGCTGTGCGCGCACGAGGCAGCCGATCTCGTCGCGGGTCTTCTGAAGGCGTGCGGGGCCCGTCACCCGGGAGCCGTCGATCCAGGTGAACCCAGAGCTCGGATCGCCGAGGCGTTCGAGCAACGGGCCGGTCAGCTCGTCGATGCCGAGGCGAGGCTGGTCGCCGAAGATCGTTCGAAGCGCCGCACCGAGCGCGTCGATCCCCTCGGGGAACTCGACGTCCAATTCGCGGTGGACGTTCTCCGTCGGCACCTCGGGGGGGACGCCGTCCTCGAAGGGAGTCCAGACGTGGAGGACGGCGTCGGCTGTCAGGGCCACTACGGTCGGCTCGTAGTAGACCCGCATCGCGTCGGAGCACGGCCGCCGGACGCCGGCGTACTCCTGGTTCGAGGGTGAGAGCAGCACGAGGCCGTCCGCGCCCGAATCGGCGAGACTCGTTTGGAGGCGCGCCAGGCGCTCCCGCCTCATTAGGCTGAAATCAGGATCCACGTCGAGACGAGTATTGCTGACCTCACCGTGATTGGGAAAGGGCGGCGTCTACGGATAGTATCGCGCCTCGATGCCGTCGGACACCCCCACCCCCTCCGCCCTAGGAGTCGCGCTCCGAGATCTCGCCCGGCTGCGCGAGGTCGCCACAGCCGTCGCCAAGCACGGCTTCGGCGAGCTCCTGGCCGACACTCCCCTCGTGCGGAAGGCCTTCGGCGGCGATGCGCCGCCGGATGAAGAGACGGGGCTCGAATCGGAGTCGGCGGCCGTCCGGCTCGCGCGGCTCCTCGGCTCGCTGGGTCCGACGTACATCAAGCTTGGCCAAATCCTCTCGACACGCCGCGACCTCTTGCCCGACGAGTACATCACCGCGCTAGAGACCCTGCAGGATGATGCGCCCGTTCTCCCGGCGGGCGAGGTGCGGATGGCCGTGGAGGAGGGCCTCGGGGCGTCGATCGAAGAGAGCTTCCAGTCGTTCGACGAGAGGCCTCTGGGGACCGCCTCGATTGCGCAGACCCACCGCGCCGTCACGCACGCCGGGACGGCGGTCGTCGTGAAAGTGCAGCGTCCGGGCATCGAGGAGACGATGCGGGGCGATCTCGACCTGCTCTACCTCGCCGCGCAGGTTCTCGAAGCCAGCATCGACGAGATGCAGCTCATGGGCATCACCGACGTCGTCCAAGAGTTCGAGCGAGCGCTCCTCGAGGAGTTGGACTTCCGAGAGGAGCTGAAAAACCTTCTCGCGGCGCGGCAGTTCCTCGATTCTGAACGGAGCGTGGTCGTGCCGCGGCCGTTCCCAGAGCTTTCGAGTCGCACCGTGCTCTGCATGGAGCTCTTCGAGGGGTGCGCTCTGCGGGAGCTCACTTCGGGGAGCGACGAAGCACGGTCGGCAGTCGAGGAGCTGCTGGGCTCGACGTGCAAGCAGGTCTTCGTCGACGGCTTCTTCCACGGCGATCCGCACGCGGGCAACATCCTGGTCGACGGCGAGGGGCGCGTTTGCCTGATCGACTTCGGTCTCGTCGGCAAACTGCGCGAGGAGCAACGGCAAGATCTAGTGACGCTGATCGTCGCTGTGATCTCGGGCGACTCGGGCACGATCGCGCGTGTACTCCTGCGGATGGGGACGCCGACGCAGCGCGTGGATCTCGGCGCCTTGAAGAGGGAGATCGACCGGATTCACGAGGAGTACCTCTCGGGTGCTCGTCTGTCCGACGTCGACTCTGCAGGATTCGTCGAGGATTTCGCAGCCGCGGCGGGCCACTTTCGCATCAAGCTGGCCCCGGAGTATTCGGTCCTCACGAAGTCCGCTGCGACGCTCGAGGGCGTGATTCGCAGCCTCCATCCGGATGTCGATCTCGTGAGCCTGGCGCGGCCCTACGTCGAACACGTCGTGGCGGAGCGCTTCTCGCCCGCGTCGGTCCTGCAGGGCCTCGCCTCGGACCTGGGTGATCTCGGATCGATCGCGCAGCGCTTGCCCGCGCAGCTCGATCAGGTGCTGCACGACGTGGAGACGGGAAATCTGCAGGTGCACGCGGTCACGCCCGGCCTCGACGAGATCCCGGCGCTTCTCCACCAGATGGCGAGCCGGCTCGCGGTCGCGGCGTTCGCCGCGTCGCTCTCGATTTGTGCGGCCTTGCTCGTTGCCGGGGGCGGTGGGCACCTGACGCTCGGCGTCCTATGTGGGCTGCTCGCAGGCGGCGGCTGGACGGCACTCTTTTGGTGGCACTTCATCGGGCGCGGCAAGCCAGTGAAGCTCGGGCCGCTCCTAAAGATGTTCCGTCGCTAGAAGGTCCGAGCCCGACGCCGGCGTTGACGCCGGCCCCCACTCCGGAGCCGACGGGGTCGCCTCCGGTCCACCGGAGTTCGGTCGACCGGTTGGTCGGAATGGTTGCGCTCACGAGGGCTTGCCTCAATCGCTGCGCGTGAGCTCGATCGATCCGATGGTCTACTGCTGCGCAGCCTTGGGCCACACGAGCTGTACGTCGAACAGGTCGGCGGGGTGGATGCGGAGACTCGTGATGGGAATCCGCTGGAGCTCGATCTCTTTTGCGCGGAGGAACTTGTCGGTGTCGTCGCCGAAGCGCACGAGTTCCTTGGCGTTGCTGTCGACGGACCACGTGACGTAGTCGATCGCGCCGTTCTTGGAGAGGGCGTAGCCGTTCACGAGGCGGTGAGTGCGACTGAGCAAAGCGTGTTCATCGTGAGTTCCTTCGGGTGGGAGGGAGCCGGGGACCACCCCGGTAACGAAGGGGCGTTCAGTCGCGGTGCACGCCTGTGCATCGTGCTTGCTGTAAACTCCGCTCGAAGTGCGTGACGCCGCGGCGCCTACGGTGGCGGGTGCCGTCGGTGTCGCGAAGCGACTCAGGGGAGGTTGTAGAGACCCTTACAGTTGTCGCTCGTCACGAGGCGCACCGTCTCCGGGGGAAGGCTCGAGAGGGCGTGCGCAATGGCCTTTCGTGATTCCGGCCACGTGCTGTCCGGGTGGGGGTAGTCGGACGCCCACATGAAATTCCGGGGCGGAAGCAGTGGCAGAAGAGTCGGCCCCAGAGGTTCTTCCTCGAAGGTCGCGTAGATCTGCCGTTCGAAGATCTCGCTCGGCTTGGTCTTGATGCTGTAGCTCGGATACGGAGCGGAGTGCTTGTCGTACGTCGCGTCGAGTCGCGCCAGGAAATAGGGCAGCCACCCGACGCCGCACTCGGCGAGAACGAGATTGAAGTTCGGCACGCGCTCGAGGGCGCCGGAAAAGATCATGATCGCGAGCGGCTCGTCGAGCTGCATGGGGACCACCGAAGCGAAGGTGGCGATCTTCCAACTATCGCGTTCGGGCATGACGCGCGTTCCGCCGCCGACGTGAAAGCTGATGGGGAGGCGGGCCTCGGCGGCCGCGGACCAGAGTCGGTCCCAGGCGGGGTCTTCGATGGCGGCCTCGAAGGGGTTCAGGATCGCACCGCGGTGGCCGAGTTTTGCGCAGCGATGGAACTCCTCGACCGCGGCTTCGGGAGAGTCGCTCGGAAGGAAGGGGAGGGCGCTCAAGCGGTCGGGCGCGTGGCTGTTGAACTCCTCCGCGGCCCAATCGTTCCAGGCGCGCAGCGTGGCGTTCGTGTGTTCCACTTCGTCGATTGGGAAGCGGAACAACGCGGCGGGCCCGTACACGATCGAGGCGTGAACGCCGTCACGCTCCATGTCCTCGAGTCGCCGGACCGGATTGGAAGGGCGAAACGCGTCGTCCTCGAGCCCCTCGACCCGGGAAAGCGCGGTCGGATAGCCGCCGGTGCTGCCGCTCAACCCGAACGGTGTGTCGCCGACCATCCACACCTGGGCGCTGCCCATCTCCACGACCCGCGGGCCGATGTCACGGTACTTGGCGGGAAGTCGCGTCGACCACAGGTCGCGGGGGGTGGCCGAGATGTCGAGGTGGTCGTCGCAGGAGTAGATCCGGTCGGGAGAGCTCATGTCCGTTGTGTATCGTCGCTTGAGCGGGCGGTCCAGATGCCCCCCCCCCGGCGTTTGGGAAGGGGAGGAGGCGCGATCGATGCGCTCGGCGTCCGTCTCGACGATCTTCAAGCGATCGCCAGTACGACGAAGCTGACGGGGAGCGGGAAACTCCTCCTCTATGTGCTCCCGGTGGGAATCCCCAGCAATGTTTTCGGGCGCTTCAGCCAGACGCTCGGCGCGTTCCCGATCGGGCAGCGTATGCCCGGGTGTAGCCTGATCCCGGTGCTCGCGGTATCGGGCCGGCCGGTGATTTCAGTCGACTTCATCGGTCTCGGTCGCTCGGACAAACCGATCGACCTCGACGCGTATACCTACGACCAGCACACCGCGTGGGCCTGGCAATTCGTGGAGGAGCTGCGCCTGCAGGAGATTACCCTTTTCGGGCAGGATTGGGGTGGGATCGTGGGGCTGCGAATCCGTTCCGGCTGCCCGAGTCGAGCGAGATCGATTGCACGCTCGGTGACTTCGAAGGTTTCGCCGACTTCGATCGCTGGATCGAGTGGTCGCTTCGCACGCCGTTACTCCGGCCGAGCCAGGTCGTGGAGGATGCGACGGCGGGACTCGCAGCCTACGACAAGCCGTTCCT harbors:
- a CDS encoding cytochrome P450; translated protein: MKDPLAFNPFDPAEAHGMWDVAAALRRQGPVVRLANGFVFASRYAAARTVLLESRTFCAQGGFRPDGQYVPMEDRNIGELDPPEHGPIRQLARSGAGGRGVAENLRPFVRAHAEQLLDTLVAAGGGDLITGYGLALTNLVIAQLLGVPLEDSPKLAHWTEEVVSSNTTGGPKDSARGRADAFPDFIGYVDGLIEARLSAETAPQDAITRIVQTGIEDAELPVPMVRMILVNLLLGGTATTRDTIGNLLHELIVHHDLHERLRADRSLVPAAVEESLRLAPPVLFVLRRTTESTLLGGLDVSPGERILVAIASANRDEEIYPEAETFSLDRVDPEPHLSFGHGAHLCVGAALSRMEVQEALDVFLDRFAPGDLAHARGFEFAHVPVPFLFGPQSVDVTLTPRFHEESPHAR
- a CDS encoding thioesterase family protein, producing the protein MSTRFDRDTSVTLNPAGSFDARIDRAWWIVRGPNGGYIAAILVRAMQTAVADHARTLRSLTVHYLRPPAEGPATVVTRIEREGRGLTTVTARLEQNGKLQALATAAFAKSRGGPKLAHAVMPEVAPPEQCPLREAAPTPLHEQFETRIAIGPKSFDPSEKERAALTGGWIRLADPRPIDAALLAAYTDAWPPAVFATKDFPPPMGGVPTVDLTVHIRTPLPVDVPVDDFVLVVFRTRQVHDGFLEEDGEIWSRDGQLLAHSRQLGVAV
- a CDS encoding M24 family metallopeptidase; the protein is MASHEIAIGPREDRAGIDFAALRRARRGRVFAAMEQLGLDACLFGRETNARYVAGQRRLWTSNTRAYLPTCIAIRRTGRVHVMTLSSSVEDAPEDLPSEDVYGRSFDAARLLGIYRALPGLPEAKRVGVDGLTVPTRDLIGHICPNAEIVAAEATMRELRRVKLPAEVDCIRVALAIAESSLQCTADLLRPGVTGQELQSRYLERMCTLGTSLFAQQGTFHPARPGAVPPFGTRAEPFTPGQLVVLSGGALWSGYEGSLARTWRCPDGDDPSAGQRALYSRWRELLARLLEQCRPGRSGAELVSAYQASGEPLPRGAFAYSVGLGHEGPIAGSGQGAYLDRRQVLAHDMVVALRPWVSDEQCGFLGEEVVRITGGAPERLTTMSHGPLSHAGSGLV
- a CDS encoding Xaa-Pro peptidase family protein, which encodes MRRERLARLQTSLADSGADGLVLLSPSNQEYAGVRRPCSDAMRVYYEPTVVALTADAVLHVWTPFEDGVPPEVPTENVHRELDVEFPEGIDALGAALRTIFGDQPRLGIDELTGPLLERLGDPSSGFTWIDGSRVTGPARLQKTRDEIGCLVRAQRINEAAIADVQAALRPGVRQTELSALLFRRAFELGATASCVDPIWNLTPKNRADQTRTVNGDVGFPIASSDRFLREGDLILCDTGLVWEGYHSDFGATWICGDDPTPSAGLQDCFRRWRDVMSCVYDSVRPGRSATDIVREVIALEPQYKLDHFYLAHGVGCDSAEAPFMGTDRSLEGDDDIELLPGMTIVFEPVIWQDGIGGYRSEELVVVTDTGCDRLSAHGYAPFEETP
- a CDS encoding glutathione S-transferase produces the protein MTQKYRLFSWELSYFSGKVRAYMRYKDHFDALGPGYEDILCSFDLILGLLAPNTGAATVPQILAPDGTWVHDSSEIIDYFEGLYPEPRVTPDPRTRPRQALTAHLIELLADEWMVVWGFWERWHHSLEGVEPNHLQFNLQQWGSAFAPGESGTGRRDAARTMYDAMLGPTVHAGLTDLGMSKRTEAAWTTSMHRILQRLEDHFDRHDYVLGGRPSLADFGLLGPLYAHLYRDPVPGFDLRVRYPLVTQWVERTNGTNALDARSYNQLLYSLVDGELVGRPATSDGGEWLEDDQIPETLGPVLDVFFEEMWPMLDSTIERTTAYVASDAHAPGGELPSYTFHASAGWEEVQRDGGALTHEFRIGDVTERRMVVPYHLWMLQRIADAVRAGTSTPEGRAALEPFLATFNGGRDILELDGRLEGCRVRKDGGRIFSAA
- a CDS encoding VOC family protein, with product MPAEVRVNHVGHAVADLDRARAFWTGAFDFKVVKELAAPDEGTSRLLGIPAPVGLKAVYLRCDDFVLELLHYADAGLEERGPRIMNEAGLTHLSLLVDDLDTRLDKVRALGGTVLDETRIGDYAILILDPDGQRVELLTNWEKP
- a CDS encoding amidohydrolase family protein yields the protein MSSPDRIYSCDDHLDISATPRDLWSTRLPAKYRDIGPRVVEMGSAQVWMVGDTPFGLSGSTGGYPTALSRVEGLEDDAFRPSNPVRRLEDMERDGVHASIVYGPAALFRFPIDEVEHTNATLRAWNDWAAEEFNSHAPDRLSALPFLPSDSPEAAVEEFHRCAKLGHRGAILNPFEAAIEDPAWDRLWSAAAEARLPISFHVGGGTRVMPERDSWKIATFASVVPMQLDEPLAIMIFSGALERVPNFNLVLAECGVGWLPYFLARLDATYDKHSAPYPSYSIKTKPSEIFERQIYATFEEEPLGPTLLPLLPPRNFMWASDYPHPDSTWPESRKAIAHALSSLPPETVRLVTSDNCKGLYNLP
- a CDS encoding AarF/UbiB family protein → MPSDTPTPSALGVALRDLARLREVATAVAKHGFGELLADTPLVRKAFGGDAPPDEETGLESESAAVRLARLLGSLGPTYIKLGQILSTRRDLLPDEYITALETLQDDAPVLPAGEVRMAVEEGLGASIEESFQSFDERPLGTASIAQTHRAVTHAGTAVVVKVQRPGIEETMRGDLDLLYLAAQVLEASIDEMQLMGITDVVQEFERALLEELDFREELKNLLAARQFLDSERSVVVPRPFPELSSRTVLCMELFEGCALRELTSGSDEARSAVEELLGSTCKQVFVDGFFHGDPHAGNILVDGEGRVCLIDFGLVGKLREEQRQDLVTLIVAVISGDSGTIARVLLRMGTPTQRVDLGALKREIDRIHEEYLSGARLSDVDSAGFVEDFAAAAGHFRIKLAPEYSVLTKSAATLEGVIRSLHPDVDLVSLARPYVEHVVAERFSPASVLQGLASDLGDLGSIAQRLPAQLDQVLHDVETGNLQVHAVTPGLDEIPALLHQMASRLAVAAFAASLSICAALLVAGGGGHLTLGVLCGLLAGGGWTALFWWHFIGRGKPVKLGPLLKMFRR